GCTGGGGTCCGAATAtcgtaaaataaaaaaaaggtacCAGGAGCTTAACACCCCTAATATTAGcctaatatatacatattgatctatttcaaatattaatatctttcataaattatattttagtatttttttattagtaacGGTACTTTTAAATCAATAGCATCAATTGTTTAGTTTAATAAAGTACGGGGTTCGGATTAGAGGGCAGTTACATGCCTTGATTCTGATAACTTCGATCGGCATAGCAAACCCGCTAGGTTGGCACCAGAATAGAGTATAGCTCTCCTACTAGGAAACTGACCCACAGAGTTCTTATCTTAGAACTGTGGAGGCTGGAATTCAAACTCGAACGTAGAAGACTCAAATGTAGAATTTAGAATGCACTAGCAACCAAACCAATCCAGGTTATTCCACTAGACCGCCAGACCTTGGTGGTAATGCTACatgtatattaatattaaaaaaaaaaaaaaactcgatGTAGTTTCAGCATAAAACTTAAGCAAAATATAGATTATTCCCGGTTAAATATGTCCGTCTAGCGATAGTCCAAAATCATTTCTTGGGAAAGTCTAGCTAAACGTTAACCTCTGATATACAAGCAGAAAAAACTCAGAGTTCATGAACAAGTGAATATAGATTGGGTTTACGCTATACTTCCGCTATGATATGCTGCTCTTCCCCTTCTTCTGAATTCTTACATCCTTGAAGCCAAATGGCAATAGGCATTGCCTCTGAAGATGACACTCGATCCAGAGCAAGATTACTTGCctggagaaaagaaaacaaaggaaGTTGGTTTGCGAAACTAAAAGCCGGATCATGATGAAGATTTGGATCTTACCTTCGGAGGAAGGAGTTGTCAGCAAATGAAAATTTGGTAATCGGGGACTGCGCCTCCTACATTCAAGTAGTTAACATCGACTGCCACAGTCCCTAAATCATCTGGTGAGAAGAGAGGGAGCCTGCCTTAGCACAATAATGTCCAAGCAGTCGAAACAATGCGTGCCAGATTTCACCTATTTTgtaggaaaagaaagagaggtgGACGAAATATCGAACCTTCATAAATGGTCCTCGCAATATTTACATATTCGGGTATGAGATCCCTAAATATGATTCCCCCTGGGCGAGCATCAAGCACAACAAGCACGCCTACAATAGCaggaccaaatctgaataGCATTAGTTTCTAGCAGAAGGGGAACTATTTGTTTCTCAATGCCTTGGTTTGGTTTCGATCACACTACCAAATCAAAGAATAAAAAGATCCAGAGAGAACTAAAGTCCGACTCAGCTAAAATGTTTAAATAAGACAGCAACCGTCTTCATCTGTTTGGTTGAGAGGAACTCTTCCCCATGGTCATGACAAAATTATCTAGAAACTCTCTTCTTGGGGAAGTATTATGGTGCTGGTTTCTCGATCAGGAAGCTACGAAAACTAGCCTAATCTAAGAGGCCCCAAGAGAAGTAACAATCTTGTCTGTGTTAAATTAATGAGGCAAATTTGCAGCTCTCGAAGAGAAAGTAAAAGGATTTAAACTAATGAGGGAAATTTTCCGGTTAGCCTGAACTAGTAAGTACCTGGTGCAGCCCATGATTTAGGTGACTCGCTTGGCAATGGCGCAAGCCAGAGAATGTTCCTCAAATTCATGGAATCATCATAAATCACATCAGAACCTAAGAACAGAAACATCAGTCTCTAATAAGTCATTAGCCCATATATCTACAAATATAGCCATCAAAATCAATTGGCTGTCACAGTGAATATTGAGGGAGCTGAAGACCCAATTGTCATACTCCAGAAATAACAGAATAttcccgaaaaaaaaaataccttTTTGACAGTAACCCATGTAGTATGGAAAGACTTTCTTATCGTAAGCTGGGTACTCCTTTGCGTGAAACCTACCAACAGATAAATTCAAATGCTATTTAAGTGACCAAAGTTTAACATCATCTATGGAGTGATTGATCCTAATAGGGCTGAGGACTCGGGATACAAAGTGAAACAGAATGGTCCGACTTACAGGATACCAAGTCTCCCTGTGTCAGTAGTGAGAAAAAGGTGGCCGTGAAAGAAGTCATAGCGATTCAATGAGACATTCAACCCTACAGCAGGACCTCGAGCAACAATTAGCTCGAATAAAAATTCCAAGTATAAATTCAGCTCCtggaaatttgaaaaacaCAAGAGTCTATAATCTGACAAAGCATAGATAAACCAAAATGATTCAAGGTATCATCAGCATCCGATGCAAACCTCACTTAAAAAGCGCCTTCCATATGGCGTTCTAGTCAgctcacatccgttctccttaGAGTCTTCGATATCAGGAACCTGTCAAATTACTAGACGGGATACAATTCAGTTACCAACTACAACGACTAGGCATCTATAGGACTTCACTTAACATTAAACAGACTAATAggcatataaattattatttttaaaccAAAATTTAAATCCTCCACACATTCAAATTAAATTGCCCAAGAAATTTGTCTCTTCACAGAGgggtaaaagaaaaggaggctACTGTAGAGTTGATCATGGCTGaagtaaaaataaacaaaaaagatGCTATATTTTATGAATATGGACATTAAGCCGTAAGTGGAAGCGATGAAACAATGGTCTCACTGTGGTCCTTAAGGCAAACCCAATGTACATGTCAATAGGATTCAACTGTAAGGTGGGATAAGAGAAGTTTGCCAAACAGACAACCTTTTCCACCCAACAAGCCATTTTTTTCTCCTCCCTTCACCCAATACTCAAAAATAGCCTTTCCTTTCCAAAATTTTGCCTTTCCGGTAATTACATTCGGTACATTTTCTCCAACTCTCTTAATCCAGATAATCTCAACTTTTCAACCATAATTTATTCAAAGCTGCAAAAGCTCATAGTATGCAACTCACTTCACCGAAAAGTAGGCTGCCTTTGTTTTTCCTATGTTGCCTTTCCCGAATTCCATTTGGAATCAAGCAAAAAGTAGAATAGAATTCAGATAAACTGTCCTCTAGTATGGTGCTTGGCATCTATACTCTTACATCAATTAATTTGCCAATAAGATGCTCACACCGGAATCGAAATCTACCAAAAGCAACGCAATTCGCCAACAAATTAACATTCAACACTGCCCAGTCTcattaattcaaatttaatcGACCCAGGCTTCGACTAATAATGCCTATTTACACATGTTCAAAGACACTTTACTCAGTTCAGTGCATACATAGGCATGTTTATTCACAGTTGAATTCAACCAAACCAAAATAAATGAGAATCAGACCAATTTCTGCGAATGATAGACTTACAGGGATGATAGAAGGATCGAGGGCGCGATGAATGGCATCTGGGTCGCCACCGGAGTCGAAGGCCAGGCGAGCCAGCTCAAGAACCGGCTCCGGAGGCCACCAGATGAGCTGATCCTCCTCCCTCCGACTACTGATTCCGACCCCACTGAGTTTCCGGCTGGTGGGCCGGCCCTTATCATGATAGCCAAAACCGGAGGCTGCGGGAGGGAATGGGACGAGGAATTTGAAGCAGGAGCTGAGCTCGCTCGCGACG
Above is a window of Punica granatum isolate Tunisia-2019 chromosome 7, ASM765513v2, whole genome shotgun sequence DNA encoding:
- the LOC116215446 gene encoding uncharacterized protein LOC116215446 yields the protein MVGYSSCLSLRFTFLLSLSLTASYSAASRSSLSLKSTPPPPPKTPKATPSDLLSLLGPSDLSRQVNPLVASELSSCFKFLVPFPPAASGFGYHDKGRPTSRKLSGVGISSRREEDQLIWWPPEPVLELARLAFDSGGDPDAIHRALDPSIIPVPDIEDSKENGCELTRTPYGRRFLSEELNLYLEFLFELIVARGPAVGLNVSLNRYDFFHGHLFLTTDTGRLGILFHAKEYPAYDKKVFPYYMGYCQKGSDVIYDDSMNLRNILWLAPLPSESPKSWAAPGVLVVLDARPGGIIFRDLIPEYVNIARTIYEDDLGTVAVDVNYLNVGGAVPDYQIFIC